GCCGGGTCTTTCCCTAACTTTTCACGGCACTGAACCGCAATTTCATATCCTAGCGTTTCGATACCTGCAATACCAAATGGCGAATACAGGGATGCGTTGAAATATCCTTTATCTTCCAGTATGGATAAAAACTCGTAGAACAATTCCGGTCCCACGGTAAGCTGAACAACTTCCGCGCCCAAAGCTTCACACTTTCTGGCTTTTTCAATGATTTCCGGCTGGCCTACTCCGTGTGAGTCAAAGCATTCCTGACAAATGACGCATTCCAGTCCCTGCATAGCTGCCTGTGACGCAACCGCTGCCCCGTAGTTTCCTGAGGTTGCTGCAATAACACCTTTATATCCCAGCTTCTTAGCATGAGCCACCGCGCAAGCTGCTCTTCTGTCTTTAAAGCTTCCGGATGCATTTGCTGCTTCATCCTTTGCAAAAATCCTTGCACCATATCCCGGCTTTGCATACTTTCTTGCCAGCTCTGTTAAATTTCTCAGTTCAAGAAGCGGTGTATTGCCGACTCCTGTTCTGCTCTGAATTCTGTTAATTTCATCCAGAGTATACTCTGTTGATTTCATCAGAGCTTCATAATCGAACGCGATCGAACCGGATTCAAATTCCTCATAGTCCAAACCGAGAGCTTCTTTCATGATATCATTGGATCTTCCCATGACGGAATCATAGTCTTTTGCTAATGCCATTATTTGTCACCTCCGTACATGATTTCTCTTAACTGCTTATCAATCTGAACTAACTCAGGAATAAATTTACCATAGCTGTGCTTCCAGTATGGATTTACCTCTAAAAGCGTTCCTTTTTCGATTCGATTTGCTGCAGTCATTATCGTTACTTCATCACCGATTTCTGCATCTGCCTGCAGAAATCCTTTGGTCCACATTTCAAGTGGGCATTTTTGGGTGTCTTCAGGAAGTTTTGCAGTTCTCTCTTCGGCTTTTAACACAATCGAGTGAATCCTGACCCATTCACCTTTTTTAACCATTTTGATTCTCCTTTTTTAGATTGCATAAGACACCCCTGCCGATCCCAAGAGTGTCCTGTACATCACTGTTTTCAATTTTTTCAATTACTTAATACTGTTTAGCATAAATAATTTATCCATAAACTCGACTTATTAAACGTTTTAAACGTTAATAGCTTACTATTTTACTATTTTGCATTCTTCGCAGATCTGATCTCTTACGTCTCCCATCAGTGCTCTAGGAACAGGAATATCGATCATTGTCTTTAGACCCGGTCTTGCATTGATTACATGTGGAATGGTGTTAAGAATCATAGCCATTGTTCCGATTCCGCCTTCAATTTCAGGTGTGTTAGCCATGTTTACCGGCGGAACTCCCTTGATCTCTACATAGTCACCAGTGTGCACACCAACCTGCTCTGGTTCGATCTGCTGAGGGTGATCCATTTCGATCTTTTTCTCTCCGTCAACATAGCCCCAGCCTTTCATTGCTACGCCGGCAACCTGCCCTGCCTTAGCAAATCCATAAGGGGATTTTCTATCTACATCTGTTACGATTGGTTCCATATCCTGTTCAAATTTATCCAGCTTCCATCCTAAAGCTGTGGTAATCATTCCTACGGATTCGGCAAAACCAACGTGGCCAGCCATCGTTCCGTCTGCTTTTCTCTTGTTGAATTCCTCGACCTCCATACCGATTCCCTGTTCTTCCATTACAGCAGGTCCAAATGGGGATAAGCTGTTTACTCTTCTGGATACGATATGGTCTACTGTTTCGCAGGCACCTGTCCATAAAATTACTAATAGATCCATGATAAGGCCAGGGTTGATTCCCGTTCCAAGTACGGTTACGCTGTTTTTCTTAGCAATTTCATCTAATTTCTTTGTAAGTTCCGGCTCCTGAGCCTGAGGGAATGCCATTTCTTCTGCAGAAGTGATAACATTGATTCCTCTTTCCATAACAAATACCAATTTGTCATATACCTTGCTTGTAAAAGAGTCTGTGCATACAACTACGATATCAGCAGAACCCGGCTTAATCACATCTTCAGCCGTGCCAACAATGACATCTTCTCTGTCTCCTCTTTCTATGCCGGGAACGACATCATATAGGCTCTTTCCTAATTTAGCGCCGATATCGATCGCACCAACAATATCAATGCCCTTTTTCTTCGTGATCATCTTTCCGATTCCGCCGCCCATGGCACCAAGACCCCAGAGAATTACTTTTACATTTTCCATAACTTACTCTCCCTTTCATTCCAATAAATATTAGATTTATTCTAATTAGTTAAAAAGTTTTATGGCCGGGGATCATCTGAAAGGTTTTCAGATTACCCGCGCAACAATTATATGTTACGCAAGCTTCGTGCCAATTAAAAAAAGTGGCTAAATTCCAACATTTGTCGTTTTTTAACGGTTATAGCTTCTTTGAATTTGTAAAATTTTCTGTAATATTTCATAAAAGTGCAAATATATTTGCGCCAAATAAGCAAATATATTTGCACTTTTTACTATCATGCTATGTTTCTTCTTGGTTTTGTACAATCATGCTCCGCTTATTTTCTTAAATCTGATATTTTTTTATTTTATGCTGCAGAGTCTGTCTTTTAAGGCCGAGCACCTCGGCTGTTTTAGAAATATTTCCGCCAAAATCCGCCATTTTTTCCTTGATAATGTTGATCTCTAAA
This region of Aminipila luticellarii genomic DNA includes:
- the ortA gene encoding 2-amino-4-oxopentanoate thiolase subunit OrtA, encoding MVKKGEWVRIHSIVLKAEERTAKLPEDTQKCPLEMWTKGFLQADAEIGDEVTIMTAANRIEKGTLLEVNPYWKHSYGKFIPELVQIDKQLREIMYGGDK
- the ord gene encoding 2,4-diaminopentanoate dehydrogenase gives rise to the protein MENVKVILWGLGAMGGGIGKMITKKKGIDIVGAIDIGAKLGKSLYDVVPGIERGDREDVIVGTAEDVIKPGSADIVVVCTDSFTSKVYDKLVFVMERGINVITSAEEMAFPQAQEPELTKKLDEIAKKNSVTVLGTGINPGLIMDLLVILWTGACETVDHIVSRRVNSLSPFGPAVMEEQGIGMEVEEFNKRKADGTMAGHVGFAESVGMITTALGWKLDKFEQDMEPIVTDVDRKSPYGFAKAGQVAGVAMKGWGYVDGEKKIEMDHPQQIEPEQVGVHTGDYVEIKGVPPVNMANTPEIEGGIGTMAMILNTIPHVINARPGLKTMIDIPVPRALMGDVRDQICEECKIVK